From the Bacillus tuaregi genome, one window contains:
- the prdC gene encoding proline reductase-associated electron transfer protein PrdC produces MTIIHILLKQHVGAPCQPIVNAGEIVQRGQLIAIPDGLGANIHSSVSGAVLEIADSEIVIEMAPNQPKDFVPIPQTDNHLEAIKEAGIVGAGGAGFPMHVKYNSIVEDGYIIANAAECEPLLSHNVKLMEDQPELIVRGLKYLMGITKAKKAYIAIKTKYQKAMVALGKACKDEPDVELKYLPDMYPSGDERVIIRELLGVTLEPGQLPIAANAIVSNVETIKHAVEAIELRKPFIEKDLTVSGRIQSGTKVFLNQPIGMPVKYYIEQCDGYIEPHGEIVIGGPFTGRQGEEKTPITKTSGGILVAMPFPQESRKVGILMCECGGSEERLTEIATGMGAEVVAAERCKRMVEVNGRYRCSLPGVCPGQAEKVLSMKKAGAEVVLTGTCQDUTNTVMGVAPRLGVPVYHSTDHVLRAAGHKLYRKLATVK; encoded by the coding sequence ATGACGATCATTCATATTTTATTAAAACAACATGTTGGTGCTCCTTGTCAGCCAATTGTCAATGCTGGTGAAATCGTTCAGAGAGGACAGTTGATTGCCATTCCCGATGGCTTGGGAGCGAATATTCATTCCAGTGTGTCAGGAGCTGTACTAGAGATTGCAGATAGTGAAATTGTAATCGAAATGGCACCGAATCAGCCTAAAGACTTCGTCCCAATCCCACAAACTGATAATCATTTAGAAGCGATCAAAGAAGCAGGAATTGTTGGTGCAGGAGGGGCAGGCTTCCCAATGCATGTGAAATATAACTCAATTGTTGAGGATGGATACATCATTGCAAATGCAGCGGAATGCGAACCATTATTAAGCCATAATGTCAAATTAATGGAAGACCAACCAGAACTGATTGTTCGAGGCTTAAAATATTTAATGGGAATAACAAAAGCGAAAAAGGCTTATATTGCCATTAAGACAAAGTATCAAAAAGCGATGGTTGCGTTAGGAAAAGCATGTAAAGACGAGCCAGATGTTGAACTGAAGTATTTACCCGATATGTATCCATCAGGTGATGAGCGGGTTATTATCAGGGAATTATTAGGCGTTACGCTGGAACCAGGGCAGCTGCCAATTGCTGCGAATGCGATTGTTTCGAACGTTGAAACCATTAAGCATGCGGTTGAAGCTATTGAATTACGCAAGCCGTTTATTGAAAAAGATTTAACCGTGTCTGGCCGGATACAATCAGGTACAAAGGTATTTTTAAATCAACCTATTGGTATGCCGGTTAAATACTATATTGAACAGTGCGATGGATACATAGAACCACATGGAGAAATCGTGATTGGTGGACCGTTTACAGGTCGACAGGGAGAAGAAAAAACACCAATTACCAAAACATCTGGTGGAATTCTTGTTGCCATGCCCTTCCCTCAGGAAAGCCGCAAAGTTGGTATTCTGATGTGTGAATGTGGCGGCAGTGAAGAAAGATTGACTGAAATTGCAACTGGGATGGGTGCAGAAGTCGTGGCAGCCGAAAGATGCAAACGAATGGTTGAGGTTAACGGAAGGTATAGATGTAGTTTGCCGGGAGTATGCCCGGGACAAGCTGAAAAAGTCCTTAGCATGAAAAAAGCAGGGGCAGAAGTTGTACTTACAGGAACGTGCCAGGATTGAACAAACACCGTTATGGGTGTAGCTCCTAGGTTAGGAGTTCCGGTTTATCATAGTACAGATCACGTATTACGTGCGGCAGGTCATAAGCTATACAGGAAATTAGCCACCGTTAAATAA
- the proS gene encoding proline--tRNA ligase, producing MSQDFVKDITKRDVDFAQWYTDVVRKAELADYSSVKGCMIIRPTGYALWENIQRFLDNRFKETGHENVCMPLLIPESLLMREAEHVEGFAPEVAWVTQGGQNQLAERLAIRPTSEVLFAEHYKNIIQSYRDLPKLYNQWVNVVRWEKTTRPFLRTTEFLWQEGHTCHETIEDAEVETRQMLEIYAEACEQLLAIPVVRGVKTANERFAGAANTYTLETLMYDGKALQIATSHNLGNNFAKAFDIRFTDRNGELQHVYQTSWGMTTRTIGGLIMVHSDDRGLVLPPRVAPTQLIIVPIAQNKPGVMDFAYQLHDQLKEADFRIKLDDSDKQPGWKFNESEMKGIPIRIEVGPRDISQNQIIAVRRDTGEKITLSLDNLDAKISALLEDIQTNLFESAKKRADAKTEYTEDREVFEARIKQGGFAVTPWCEDGTCEEKVKEDTTATARCMSFEYNSEPVKDKVCPHCGKPATKIVHWARAY from the coding sequence GTGAGCCAGGATTTTGTTAAAGATATTACTAAGCGTGATGTGGATTTTGCTCAATGGTATACAGATGTCGTTAGGAAAGCTGAATTAGCTGATTATTCAAGCGTTAAAGGATGTATGATTATCCGTCCCACAGGATATGCACTTTGGGAAAATATCCAACGCTTTCTTGATAATAGGTTTAAAGAAACAGGTCATGAAAATGTATGTATGCCGCTTCTAATTCCAGAAAGCTTACTGATGAGAGAAGCTGAGCACGTTGAAGGCTTTGCTCCGGAAGTGGCCTGGGTAACACAGGGTGGACAAAATCAATTAGCAGAAAGGCTGGCCATTCGCCCAACTTCAGAAGTTTTATTTGCAGAACATTATAAAAACATTATTCAATCCTATCGTGATCTTCCGAAGCTCTATAATCAGTGGGTTAACGTTGTCCGCTGGGAAAAAACAACTCGTCCGTTTCTACGTACAACCGAGTTCTTGTGGCAGGAGGGTCATACTTGCCATGAAACCATCGAGGATGCAGAGGTAGAGACAAGGCAAATGCTAGAAATCTATGCAGAAGCGTGTGAACAGCTGCTGGCGATTCCGGTTGTTCGCGGTGTAAAAACTGCAAATGAACGTTTTGCAGGGGCTGCTAATACTTATACGCTAGAAACATTAATGTATGATGGAAAAGCATTGCAGATTGCTACATCTCATAACCTAGGAAATAATTTCGCTAAAGCCTTTGATATCAGGTTTACTGATAGAAACGGTGAACTACAGCATGTATATCAAACATCCTGGGGTATGACAACACGTACGATTGGCGGGCTTATCATGGTCCACAGTGATGACCGAGGTCTTGTGCTTCCTCCAAGAGTAGCACCTACTCAATTAATTATTGTACCAATTGCACAAAATAAACCAGGTGTAATGGATTTTGCATACCAGCTTCACGATCAGCTAAAGGAAGCGGATTTCCGTATCAAACTGGATGACAGTGATAAACAGCCTGGCTGGAAGTTTAATGAGTCTGAGATGAAGGGAATTCCAATTCGAATTGAGGTAGGACCACGAGATATCAGTCAAAATCAAATAATCGCTGTTCGACGTGATACAGGCGAGAAGATCACCTTATCACTAGATAATCTAGATGCGAAAATTTCAGCGTTACTAGAAGATATTCAAACTAACTTATTTGAAAGTGCTAAAAAGCGAGCAGATGCAAAAACAGAGTACACAGAAGACAGAGAAGTGTTTGAAGCTCGAATTAAACAAGGTGGATTTGCTGTAACACCATGGTGTGAAGATGGTACATGTGAAGAAAAGGTAAAAGAAGATACAACAGCTACCGCAAGATGTATGTCTTTTGAATACAATAGTGAACCAGTGAAAGATAAGGTTTGTCCACACTGTGGAAAGCCAGCTACTAAAATTGTTCATTGGGCAAGAGCGTACTAA
- the guaA gene encoding glutamine-hydrolyzing GMP synthase, which yields MGKALLDNQEMVIVLDFGSQYNQLITRRIREFGVYSELHPHTITAEEIKQMNPKGIIFSGGPNSVYDANAFGCDEAIFELGLPILGICYGMQLMTKHFNGKVEPAKQREYGKANILVQNQSKLFGDLPTEQVVWMSHGDLVVEAPEGFRIDATSPSCPITSMSDEQRNLYAVQFHPEVQHSVYGSEILKNFVFSVCGCKGDWSMENFIEIELEKIRQTVGNKKVLCALSGGVDSSVVAVLIHKAIGDQLTCIFVDHGLLRKGEADSVMKTFADGFNMNVIKVEAKERFLSKLEGVSDPEKKRKIIGNEFIYVFDDEATKLEGIDFLAQGTLYTDIIESGTATAQTIKSHHNVGGLPEDMQFKLIEPLNTLFKDEVRALGTELGIPDEIVWRQPFPGPGLGIRVLGAISEDKLEIVRESDYILREEIRKAGLEREIWQYFTVLPDIRSVGVMGDARTYDYTIGIRAVTSIDGMTSDWARIPWDVLETISTRIVNEVAHVNRVVYDITSKPPATIEWE from the coding sequence ATGGGGAAAGCATTGCTTGATAATCAGGAAATGGTTATCGTACTTGACTTTGGAAGTCAATATAATCAGCTAATTACAAGAAGAATCAGGGAGTTCGGGGTGTACAGTGAACTTCATCCGCATACGATTACCGCAGAGGAAATTAAACAAATGAATCCGAAGGGGATTATTTTCTCTGGTGGTCCTAATAGTGTGTATGATGCGAATGCCTTTGGCTGTGACGAAGCGATTTTTGAGCTTGGTCTGCCAATTTTGGGGATTTGCTATGGTATGCAGTTAATGACGAAGCATTTTAATGGCAAGGTTGAACCAGCAAAGCAACGTGAATATGGAAAAGCCAATATATTGGTGCAAAATCAATCAAAGCTGTTCGGGGATCTTCCTACAGAGCAGGTTGTCTGGATGAGCCATGGTGACCTAGTGGTTGAGGCGCCTGAAGGCTTTAGAATTGATGCAACAAGCCCTTCATGTCCGATTACCTCAATGAGTGATGAACAGCGTAATTTATACGCTGTACAATTCCATCCTGAAGTACAGCATTCTGTCTATGGCTCTGAAATTCTAAAGAATTTCGTTTTCTCTGTCTGTGGCTGTAAAGGCGATTGGTCGATGGAAAACTTTATCGAAATTGAATTGGAGAAAATTCGCCAGACAGTTGGCAATAAAAAAGTGTTATGTGCGCTTAGCGGTGGTGTGGATTCTTCAGTAGTAGCCGTTTTAATTCATAAGGCAATTGGTGACCAATTAACGTGTATTTTTGTCGATCATGGTCTTTTACGTAAAGGCGAAGCGGATAGTGTTATGAAGACCTTTGCGGATGGTTTTAATATGAATGTTATTAAAGTAGAGGCAAAAGAGCGTTTTCTGTCTAAATTAGAGGGCGTGAGCGATCCAGAGAAAAAACGCAAAATTATCGGAAATGAGTTCATATATGTGTTCGATGATGAAGCCACAAAGCTTGAGGGAATTGATTTTCTGGCTCAGGGAACCTTATATACTGATATTATTGAGAGTGGTACAGCAACTGCGCAAACGATTAAATCGCATCATAATGTTGGTGGACTGCCTGAGGACATGCAGTTTAAGCTAATCGAGCCATTAAATACATTATTTAAGGACGAAGTTCGTGCTTTAGGAACAGAGCTTGGCATACCGGATGAGATTGTCTGGAGGCAGCCATTCCCTGGTCCAGGGCTTGGTATTCGAGTGTTAGGTGCTATTTCGGAGGATAAGCTGGAAATTGTTCGTGAATCAGATTATATTTTACGTGAAGAAATTAGGAAGGCTGGCCTGGAACGCGAAATTTGGCAATACTTCACAGTTCTGCCTGATATCCGTAGTGTAGGTGTTATGGGAGATGCCCGTACGTATGACTACACAATTGGTATTCGTGCCGTTACATCAATTGACGGAATGACATCGGATTGGGCCCGTATTCCTTGGGATGTACTTGAAACCATTTCAACACGAATTGTCAACGAAGTAGCCCACGTCAACCGGGTTGTTTATGATATAACAAGTAAGCCACCTGCAACCATTGAGTGGGAATAA
- a CDS encoding transglutaminase TgpA family protein, protein MSKWKDITSILLYSLGFLMLLEWIWPINALSETAAVGVFILFILVCLLLFILQTPLFASILLKIAVMIYLLHSLYFEESILQFRWIPIFIEEIKTNTLDVFNGNWLELSHLYRSLAFFILLWMMVYLLEYWLFKRKQIFIFFFMTLVYITFLDTFTPYDASGAIVRIILIGFLMVGILTFQRYSSKERLRIERTVIRKWALWLSIMVLFSAFLGFSLPKFGPIWPDPIPYLKVFNGLGTAKTVGYGEDDTQLGGSITGDSSVVYQTIVEAPHYWKVETKDVYTGKGWIQSEEGNRRIRLWKNNDIPITSFVNIEDEADVQTSKVMQVKEYDHVVYPLGLKNVQTMGNYSYEIDPTIEKIYSVIGSQTVPLDSYTVTYVTGNYNEKLLQSIQYHHTNISPNLIARYTQLPDQLPKRVKELAEKITKAETGFYDKVKAVEKYLKTSDYSYSLQDVAIPGEDMDYVDQFLFDTMQGYCDNFSTSMVVLLRSIDIPARWVKGYTEGRYKGMEGDLYKYEITNNNAHSWVEVFFPQVGWVPFEPTPGFTHSTDQSVEEEEIEPSETTIQPEQQEEQVQQDANEPEEKVQKKKEDKVGSISTARNNVEEALTANIMWLILLALLLLLIVFYVYHTRSRWLPIYYIRKYKSKEDDADFITAYAILLRQLRRCGMARRTGQTLRDYAKMIDERYESVEMGTLTERYEQYLYGKHLPKGTWSEMKELWENLIKRTMS, encoded by the coding sequence GTGAGCAAATGGAAGGACATAACCTCAATATTACTTTATTCTTTAGGCTTTTTAATGTTGCTGGAATGGATTTGGCCGATTAATGCTTTGTCGGAAACAGCTGCAGTCGGAGTCTTTATTTTGTTTATTCTTGTCTGTTTACTGCTGTTCATTCTACAGACACCTCTTTTTGCTAGTATTTTGTTAAAAATAGCGGTTATGATCTACCTGCTTCATTCGCTTTATTTTGAAGAAAGCATCCTGCAATTCAGGTGGATTCCCATTTTTATCGAAGAGATCAAAACAAATACTCTAGATGTATTCAATGGGAATTGGCTGGAATTATCACACCTCTATAGAAGCTTAGCCTTTTTTATATTATTGTGGATGATGGTCTATCTACTGGAATATTGGCTTTTTAAAAGAAAACAAATTTTTATCTTTTTCTTTATGACACTTGTCTATATCACTTTTCTTGATACATTTACACCCTATGATGCCAGCGGTGCCATTGTACGTATTATATTAATTGGATTTTTAATGGTAGGAATCCTTACCTTTCAGCGTTATTCTAGCAAGGAAAGGCTGAGAATAGAAAGGACTGTTATTCGTAAATGGGCATTATGGTTATCTATTATGGTATTATTCAGTGCATTCCTCGGTTTTTCTCTTCCAAAGTTCGGTCCGATTTGGCCTGATCCCATTCCGTATCTTAAGGTATTCAATGGACTCGGAACAGCAAAAACGGTCGGCTATGGTGAGGATGACACACAATTAGGTGGCTCGATTACAGGTGACTCTTCAGTTGTTTACCAAACAATCGTTGAAGCTCCGCATTATTGGAAGGTGGAGACAAAGGATGTGTACACCGGTAAAGGCTGGATTCAATCGGAGGAGGGTAACAGACGCATTAGGCTTTGGAAGAACAATGATATCCCGATTACATCGTTTGTAAATATCGAGGATGAAGCAGATGTTCAGACAAGCAAAGTCATGCAGGTAAAAGAGTATGATCATGTTGTGTATCCGCTTGGTCTCAAAAACGTTCAAACAATGGGCAATTATTCATATGAAATAGACCCAACGATTGAGAAAATATATTCTGTTATTGGGTCGCAGACCGTTCCATTGGACAGCTACACAGTCACATATGTAACTGGGAATTACAATGAAAAGCTACTGCAGTCTATACAGTATCATCACACAAATATAAGTCCTAACTTAATAGCTCGCTATACACAGCTTCCAGACCAACTTCCCAAACGGGTGAAGGAACTGGCTGAGAAAATTACGAAGGCTGAGACAGGCTTCTACGATAAAGTTAAAGCAGTTGAGAAATACTTAAAAACAAGTGATTATTCATATTCCTTACAGGATGTAGCAATACCTGGTGAAGACATGGATTATGTCGATCAATTTTTATTTGATACGATGCAGGGATACTGTGATAATTTCTCTACTTCAATGGTGGTGTTATTACGGTCAATTGATATTCCAGCAAGATGGGTGAAAGGATACACAGAAGGCAGATATAAGGGCATGGAGGGTGATTTATATAAATATGAAATCACGAATAATAATGCTCATTCCTGGGTTGAAGTGTTTTTTCCACAGGTAGGCTGGGTACCATTTGAACCAACACCGGGATTTACTCATTCTACTGACCAATCAGTAGAAGAGGAAGAAATAGAACCTAGCGAAACGACTATACAGCCAGAACAACAGGAGGAGCAGGTTCAGCAGGATGCAAACGAGCCGGAAGAGAAGGTGCAAAAGAAAAAGGAAGACAAAGTTGGTTCAATATCTACTGCCAGGAATAATGTGGAGGAAGCCCTGACGGCTAATATAATGTGGCTGATACTTTTGGCTTTGTTGCTCCTGTTAATCGTATTTTACGTTTATCATACTCGTTCTCGGTGGTTGCCTATCTATTATATTCGAAAATATAAGTCAAAAGAGGACGATGCTGACTTTATCACTGCCTATGCTATCTTATTAAGGCAGCTGCGACGGTGCGGTATGGCCAGAAGGACGGGGCAGACATTAAGAGACTATGCAAAGATGATTGATGAACGATATGAATCCGTTGAGATGGGCACATTAACGGAGCGGTATGAACAATATCTTTATGGAAAACACCTTCCAAAAGGGACTTGGAGTGAAATGAAAGAATTGTGGGAAAATTTAATTAAAAGGACAATGTCTTGA
- a CDS encoding DUF58 domain-containing protein: MGGTFQWIKYVWKLFVLLMLMIIAFSYAMFQGGFVSWFLLYSFLPFFFYAIFLTFYSLEDFSIERSLTRWEYYANEALIVKITLKRDRAFPLLFIIIEDCLSEALGKAVQENKYKVILFPGFKKEWIYEYKISKLPRGEHHLQAVRIFTSDFLGLIEKEKRFELSEMILVHPAYEKLIFESGYNYEQGIRSSNNVTPTEVSMVGGIREYQPGDRLSWINWKASAKREGMVTKEFEQLQSDDMVIVMDCIKDPHFEMIVSFTASLGQAVLQTGSHIGFLAIDNDRRVIPIQGGAVCRQLLFYSLAKVKDDAPVAFDRVLSTDSFLLQHKVSYVLVTAQLTSQLIEAASRLTARRCPVSIFIIKDTGEAITAFEQATKLTAHKYGIKVTFVYKERFSAGPLEVSRG, from the coding sequence ATGGGTGGTACCTTCCAGTGGATAAAATATGTCTGGAAGCTCTTCGTTTTGCTAATGTTAATGATCATCGCATTTTCTTACGCCATGTTTCAAGGCGGGTTTGTCAGTTGGTTTTTATTATACAGCTTTCTCCCTTTTTTCTTCTATGCTATATTTCTTACCTTTTACTCCTTAGAGGATTTTTCGATTGAAAGAAGCCTGACGCGATGGGAATACTATGCAAATGAAGCGCTTATAGTAAAAATAACCTTAAAAAGAGATCGAGCTTTTCCGCTCTTATTTATCATCATAGAAGATTGCTTGAGTGAGGCGCTTGGAAAGGCTGTGCAGGAAAATAAATATAAAGTAATTCTTTTCCCGGGATTTAAAAAAGAATGGATATATGAGTATAAGATTTCAAAGCTCCCAAGAGGAGAGCATCATCTACAGGCTGTAAGGATTTTCACGAGCGATTTTCTTGGATTAATAGAAAAAGAGAAGCGGTTTGAGTTAAGTGAAATGATTTTAGTACACCCAGCCTATGAAAAATTAATCTTTGAGTCGGGATATAACTATGAGCAGGGGATTAGATCCTCGAATAATGTAACCCCAACAGAGGTATCAATGGTTGGGGGCATCCGTGAATATCAACCGGGTGATCGACTTTCTTGGATAAACTGGAAGGCATCCGCCAAGCGTGAAGGGATGGTAACAAAGGAGTTTGAACAGCTTCAGTCTGACGATATGGTTATCGTTATGGACTGTATAAAGGATCCTCACTTTGAAATGATTGTGTCATTTACAGCTTCTCTGGGGCAAGCGGTACTCCAGACAGGCTCTCATATCGGTTTTTTAGCTATAGACAACGATAGGAGAGTTATTCCCATTCAAGGCGGGGCAGTCTGCAGACAGCTTTTGTTCTACTCTCTGGCCAAAGTTAAGGATGATGCCCCTGTTGCATTTGATAGAGTACTAAGTACTGACAGCTTTTTACTGCAGCATAAGGTTAGCTATGTACTGGTGACGGCTCAGTTAACTAGCCAGCTTATAGAGGCAGCGAGTAGGTTAACCGCAAGAAGGTGTCCCGTATCCATTTTTATCATTAAAGATACAGGAGAGGCTATTACGGCCTTCGAACAGGCTACTAAATTAACAGCACATAAATATGGCATCAAAGTCACATTTGTCTACAAGGAGCGCTTTTCTGCCGGCCCGCTGGAGGTGAGCAGAGGGTGA